CTATGTTGCCAAAAGGGAGTTCTTCAACGCGCGTCGCCTGCTGGATAATCTGGCCACGCAGACCCAACTGCCCTTCCTATTGCGTATGCGCATCAAGGTGATGCTGGGATACTGCGGTCTGGCCGAGGGTCGCTTCTCCAGCGAAACAACCATGCTTCTGATGAGTGTGGCCGAGGAAATGGCCGAAGCACAGATGGACTACGAGCTGGCCTTGGTCGACATGCTGCTGGCccagcagctcctgctcctgggcTTGCCCCAGAAGGCCTATCAGGCTATCAAGCGTGCTATGCAGGACATTCACACCAACGGCGGGATCTTCGAGCGGGCCAGGACGGATTTTGTGTTTGTTCGCTGCCTCCTAGCCATCACGCCCAACAATGTGGAGGCTCGCAAGGGCCAACTGATGAAATCGCTGGACCTCCTGGAGCGAGCTGCTAAATCCTTTAAGAAACTGCAAGCCCATTCCAAAGTGCTGGATGTGTACGTCTTCCTGGCGCAGCGATTCAACGAGTTTGGCGAACGGACGTTGAGGAACAAGTACGCCGGAGAGTTTCGGCGCTATTTCACCAATCATCCCATACCGCGCGAATACCTCGGTAGTCCCTGAACGGGGAGAAAAGTGGGAGTCTGTCGTTTAACATAAACAtagttttattaatttgtttaaattgtaGTTGTTCCTTTTTTCCTATACAAACTACAAAACTAAAACCTATCAGAAGTTTCGCAACTGTTTGAAGAGAATGCCGGAGATGAGTTTTTATTGTGGACAAATTTGGGGGCCATTCCATCCCACTCTGCAGTGTCGGGGATATGGGGGTTGCAGCGTAAATGCTTAAGGCGCTTGCTGTGTGTCTGTTTTGTCTGTGgttgtggtgtggtgtggtatGGAGGGGCGTGACCTCCGTTTTGCCTTCAACTGGGATTAATTGATATTGGACAAACTTAAGATAACGTGTCCCAAACACGGACTCTAGCTGGTTATAGAGCTAATGTTAATGGCTTAACGAACCAATGGCAGATGGGGCGTAGGCCCAGATGGAGTGGAAGCCATTGCACTGCTCGGCCCTAGGAGCACCTGCTTCTGCTGCGACTTGTGCAGCTCCTCCATAGTGGCGCGTTCAGTCTCAAAGACGATCGGCGCGAACATAATGATAGATGTAGTGAAAAAGATCCAAGCAGCGTTGCGCGAAAACGAGAAGAGGCCCTTGCAGGTCTTCACGCTTGTGTCGGCGACGGTGCACGCCGCAGTGCGCACCGGCCCGGGGAGCATCTCCGTCAGTCCAATAAAGCGCTCGCTTAGCGTCTCGTCGGGTTCCTTGAGGATGAGGGATAAATAGAAAGTTTGAGGTTATAGCACGCTCCAATTTGTATTCTTCCATAGTCGAGCTGCATGTTTACAAACATCTCGCCGTGCGCCATGCGCCAACTTACATCATCGTAGTTCTCCTCATCGCGTGCTGGCTGCTCAGCGGATGCCTGCAAGGAGATGAAAGTCATTAGAAAGTGTGTACCAGTATTCTTGTAATTAGTATCCATGTATAGCTAGCTGGGGCAAACGTTCTACGAGTACCAGCTGTGATAGCTGCTGGTAAGCAGGTCGGTCGGTGCGGCCATTACGTGAGCACGATAAGACGGAGGGGAGTGTGAAGGCAATGGGAACCACGTTTTTACTTACAGTGGCCACTGTGCGACGTTCTGGCGTCTCATCTTTGCTGCCGCCTAACGACGACATGCCACTATCCTTTTCAATGAACTCAATTTCAGGATCAGAGTCCATCAAATCCTCGATTTTCACAGTTTCGGTATCCACTTTGCGGCTTTATTTTAACACACGTTAAGAAATCGTTGGGTAACGTAATCGTAACCCGTTTAAATATGATGCACACTGGACAGGGAGACTTTAACGCAGACAACGGACGTTAAATGCAGTATTCACTTGCATTTAATTGAGCTTCGACACAAATTTTTCGTTCGGTGTTCgtaaaaaaaattgattttatgGGCCTCGTGAACAGTGTTGAGGTGGAGAACTATCGATTGTAGGGCACTATTGCGCTACTAAACTATCGATGGTTCAATAATTCGATAGTGGGCGATAGTGGGAAGCACAGAATAACCGTGGAAGCGTTTTAGCCCACTAAatccccctctatttaaatagttcaactacttgaggtaaatggcggaaaatattactgattgtaaattcttcttgagGATTCATGCCATCTCTACGATGAACTTAAAAAAACCACGATATTTTTCAGCTGAAATGCactaaaatgattaaattttcattattttcagtggaaaattgaaatacccccttggcttataataggttaatcgttctccgtcaaggattggaaaccatattctcgattttgatattccgctGAATATTACTggctagatagaacatttagcaatgcccacataattaTATCCGATTAATTTAACTATTCTcaacttgactggcttattttaaacacttgcttttattgcattttgcgtaaaaagaggttttagcgaaataagtcaaacaaaaaacaagtagcgaaataggtcaatcaaaacaaacgaaaaaggaaattcgttcatattgctcaattttgatattccatggaataatgctgactaactaaaTCTCTCAGCAaagcccacatagttttatcccattgataaatacattttctacaagatttgATAGTTTCTAATCctttcttttattgtttttattgtaaaaaaaggtttaaacgaaaaagttcaaaaatAAAAGTGTCGCTATATTGCGTGTAAGCCGTagtacaaacatatgtacatatatgcctttgtatacccggttttgttcattttatatgaaagtatatatattgatatgaagataaaacgtaactaataaagaccttttctcaaattgacattttttagacatattcatgtatatGATGAGTGATGAGTATAtgatctcgatcctgatacctattcttggtctctgcaagaagacaataagctttaaaatatcgttgaaatattgaaaataatattaaatagtattgaataatattaaaatatattgaaaataaattgtttttgcctgggatgacaaacatgtTCACAATTTGATAACATCCATTcaccccagggtatgtgtgcatggaatgagactcatttttGTCAATCGGGCATTTTGTACTTGACTGGTTTGTAAAAACTtgacttgtttttttttgctacggcgattgctgtttttgctcttcaacaacaatatagcaTCTCGTTATgatgaaaaaacgaacttagcccacttcaGCCCCCTCTATTGAAATAGTTCAACTAATTGAGGTTAATGGCTGAAAATATgaacgattgtaaattcttttTCTAGATTCGTGCCATCTCTCATTTGAACTTAAAAATAACAATGCTaactttcacctgaactgcgctaaaattattaaaatgagTTAATCGTTCGCCGTCAACGATTGGAcaccatattcctcgattttgatattccgtggaatattacttgCTAGATAGATATCTAAGCCAACCCCGCCCACATAGTCTAATCCCATTGAcgaataaattttctaaaagattaattacttttaagttatcccatttattgtattttgaccaaaacaaggtttaaacaaaaaagttcaacaacaaaaatttgtattgtCATTTTGTTTCTTATCGGTTttatacgaatacgagtatcaGCCCTGATTTTGCCGCGTACACCTTTGCTCGATCTGATTACTAGGCTTTAAGAGAAAGCCAAAAGCACTCTGATGTGAATAATCTACTAATGCATTTGAGGACCATTCaagttaaaatttaaaaaaccaTAACTTTCAACGAGCTGAATTTTGCTGTTTGCATATGCATTGAATTTACATAGAAATCGATCATATATCGACTCTCTGACATCACaatccacaaaaacaaacgagCTTTTCCCTTCGTAACTCACCATTTTTTCTCTGCCACTTATTGTGTATCGTAAAGTTTATTTGCGATTTTTTtctgtaaaatatattgaTAACTGTTGTCAGTTCTGCGAAGAAGAgaatatgaatgaatgaatttctGAATTTGACAGGGCCTACCCGGATCCATTTATTTAgagaaataaaacattttttgaGCGTTGGTGTACCGGAGTTTATTATATCGTATCTTGATCGCTCGTCATCTTGCATTCGTAGTTATAAATTATGAAAGCATAATTTAACGAAACTCCTACCGCTTTAAGTACTCATATGCATATAGATAGTGTCTTAATTCATGTGTTCTGCGTTGTCCAGTATATAGTATAATATAGtagtatacatataatattaGATAGTTTGACATTAAACGTAAACAgcaaatgtttatttaagTAGTAGTCGTAAATTGTTGGGTTACATAAGGTATTCTGCATTAGGTATTCAAGCACATTTAGATGTCATAAAAAACTACTTGAATTAAAGACATGGATcgggtatggtatggtatacaaacatacatacattgtaTATGCATAAAGATCTTTTATATAGAACAGTTTTGAATAACTTGAAAATTGtattgtttgattttgttttcggtttattt
The sequence above is a segment of the Drosophila pseudoobscura strain MV-25-SWS-2005 chromosome X, UCI_Dpse_MV25, whole genome shotgun sequence genome. Coding sequences within it:
- the mge gene encoding mitochondrial import receptor subunit TOM22 homolog isoform X1 translates to MDSDPEIEFIEKDSGMSSLGGSKDETPERRTVATASAEQPARDEENYDDEPDETLSERFIGLTEMLPGPVRTAACTVADTSVKTCKGLFSFSRNAAWIFFTTSIIMFAPIVFETERATMEELHKSQQKQVLLGPSSAMASTPSGPTPHLPLVR
- the mge gene encoding mitochondrial import receptor subunit TOM22 homolog isoform X2 encodes the protein MASAEQPARDEENYDDEPDETLSERFIGLTEMLPGPVRTAACTVADTSVKTCKGLFSFSRNAAWIFFTTSIIMFAPIVFETERATMEELHKSQQKQVLLGPSSAMASTPSGPTPHLPLVR